The Methanococcus maripaludis genome has a window encoding:
- a CDS encoding sulfite exporter TauE/SafE family protein, producing the protein MEIFLIYLLLVVVGCIVGFTTGALGLGGGFIMVPTLMYIFQNLGISDDHVVAMAVGTSLSVIFLTSLNSAYSHSKFGNIIWRYSILLGFSGILGTFVGVRIVTNYISGDLHRMLFGVILIILSLNMAFNKTNPQVEINKNVNYLPVVLCGFLIGILSSMFGIGGGTIAIPILTLFLKTPIKRSIGTSLGMMVIISLSGFLGYLFSPVEIADTYKYLNFIGYVSISAALSIGAMSIIFSRYGAKISNNINSKLLKKFFGIILMFVGLTMII; encoded by the coding sequence ATGGAAATTTTTTTGATTTATTTACTTTTGGTAGTCGTTGGATGCATTGTGGGATTCACAACCGGTGCTTTGGGCCTCGGTGGCGGTTTTATCATGGTTCCAACATTAATGTACATTTTTCAAAATCTCGGAATTTCTGATGACCACGTTGTTGCAATGGCTGTTGGAACGAGTCTTTCAGTTATTTTTTTAACTTCACTAAATAGTGCTTATTCCCATTCAAAATTTGGAAACATTATTTGGAGATATTCGATATTACTCGGGTTTTCAGGAATTTTGGGAACATTTGTGGGTGTTAGGATTGTTACAAATTACATTAGTGGCGATCTTCACAGAATGCTCTTTGGGGTTATTTTGATAATTCTTTCATTAAATATGGCATTTAACAAAACTAATCCTCAGGTCGAAATCAATAAAAACGTTAATTATTTGCCTGTCGTACTTTGCGGATTTTTAATAGGGATTCTGTCAAGCATGTTTGGAATTGGTGGCGGAACTATTGCAATTCCGATTTTGACGTTATTTTTAAAAACGCCTATAAAAAGGAGTATTGGTACATCCCTGGGAATGATGGTAATCATTTCATTAAGTGGTTTTTTGGGCTATCTATTTAGCCCTGTTGAAATAGCAGATACCTATAAATATCTAAATTTCATAGGATATGTTTCAATATCGGCAGCCCTGTCGATTGGTGCAATGAGTATTATATTTTCAAGATATGGCGCTAAAATTTCAAATAATATTAACTCCAAGCTTTTGAAGAAATTTTTTGGAATCATACTCATGTTTGTTGGATTAACAATGATAATTTAA
- a CDS encoding adenylyltransferase/cytidyltransferase family protein: MEKKIAVTAGTFDLLHPGHFNTLNFAKKHADELVVIIARDETVKKIKGRSPVIPEEQRKIMIEALKPVDRAVLGSLTNKLEPILEIRPDIIVLGPDQTTYQITELKSQLAKHFLYPEVLKVEEYVRCPFHSSFDILKEIVRRWCCKELKV, translated from the coding sequence ATGGAAAAGAAAATAGCAGTAACTGCAGGCACATTTGATTTATTACATCCTGGACACTTTAATACGCTTAATTTCGCAAAAAAACATGCGGATGAACTCGTTGTAATTATTGCAAGGGACGAAACCGTAAAAAAAATTAAAGGAAGAAGCCCAGTAATTCCTGAAGAACAACGAAAAATAATGATAGAAGCACTTAAACCTGTAGATCGTGCAGTTTTGGGTAGTTTAACTAACAAACTTGAACCGATTTTAGAAATTAGACCTGATATTATAGTTTTGGGTCCGGATCAGACAACATATCAGATAACTGAACTGAAATCACAGCTTGCGAAACATTTTTTATATCCTGAAGTACTGAAAGTCGAAGAATATGTAAGATGCCCATTTCACAGCTCATTTGATATTCTAAAAGAAATTGTGAGAAGATGGTGCTGTAAAGAATTAAAAGTATAG
- a CDS encoding AI-2E family transporter, whose protein sequence is MKENEYRFIMRVFVLISFASVLFVAFPFLDTIAFACAFAYMTEPFFNVIKRYTGRNLGAIICILMITVPALSLVVLILTDVVEFLNTLNIQSFVDNSIQFVNYFGLQNIAKEDLNSIISELWTFLKPTVNKMASQIYGLPLLFIKGLVTIFLTYYFLKDGYRFKDAIMPHVPEVYHVQTELFIRKLHEAYKNLFVVNALTAFTVGLISIAGFWAIGIPNPVTLGALSGILTLLPIVGGWTIYMPLSVYYVAVGMYSKAVLLFGFGVIFLSLAPDFAIRPRLVNHESSIHPALALVAFLMGPLALGVTGFALGPLIMGTFDAIFRVKNGKDSIINLK, encoded by the coding sequence ATGAAAGAGAATGAATATCGATTCATAATGCGAGTTTTTGTGTTAATATCTTTTGCATCTGTTTTATTTGTGGCATTTCCTTTTCTGGATACTATTGCATTTGCATGTGCATTTGCATACATGACAGAGCCTTTTTTCAATGTAATAAAACGATATACTGGAAGAAACCTCGGTGCGATAATCTGTATTTTAATGATAACCGTTCCTGCACTATCCCTGGTAGTTTTAATTTTGACAGATGTTGTGGAATTTTTAAACACTTTAAATATTCAAAGTTTTGTTGATAATTCGATACAGTTTGTAAATTATTTTGGATTACAAAATATTGCAAAAGAAGATTTAAATTCGATAATTTCAGAATTGTGGACTTTTTTAAAGCCAACTGTAAATAAAATGGCAAGCCAAATATACGGACTTCCGCTTTTATTCATAAAAGGGTTAGTTACCATATTTTTAACGTACTATTTTTTAAAAGATGGTTATAGATTTAAAGATGCAATAATGCCACATGTTCCTGAAGTTTACCATGTTCAAACAGAACTGTTTATCCGAAAACTTCATGAAGCTTACAAAAATCTCTTTGTAGTAAATGCGCTAACTGCATTTACTGTAGGCTTAATTTCAATTGCAGGTTTTTGGGCAATAGGTATTCCAAATCCCGTAACACTTGGGGCGCTGAGTGGTATACTAACACTACTTCCTATCGTTGGTGGTTGGACAATATATATGCCATTATCTGTTTATTATGTTGCAGTTGGAATGTATTCTAAAGCAGTTTTACTTTTTGGTTTTGGGGTAATTTTCTTATCTCTAGCACCTGATTTTGCAATACGCCCAAGACTTGTAAATCATGAAAGTAGTATCCATCCGGCGCTTGCGCTGGTTGCATTTTTGATGGGCCCGCTTGCGCTTGGAGTTACGGGTTTTGCATTAGGCCCTTTGATAATGGGTACATTTGATGCAATATTTAGGGTCAAAAATGGGAAAGATAGTATTATAAACTTAAAATAG